A region of the Roseiflexus sp. RS-1 genome:
GATCAATAATGCCGCGTAATCGATGCGGAGGAGTGATGCTGTATATCATCATTGCTTGCCACGTTCGGATCGTAACTCATCACTGGTCTGGCTGAGTGACCAGTTTATACCCGAACCCACGGACGGTCACAACAAAGCGCGGATTGCCGGGATCGGATTCGATCCGCTGGCGCAGGCGGTAGACCAGCGCATCGATGGCATTGTAATCGTACACTTCATAATCCCACACATTCCTGGCGATCTCGTCCTTGCTCAACACCTGACCTTTATGGGTGTAGAGCAATTCGAGCAACTGGAACTCCTTCACCGTCAGCGGCGGATCGAGGAGTTTGCCGTGAATATAGACCTCCTTGGCGCGACTATCGACGCGCAGCGCCTCTTCGTGCGAGCGTACCCGCTTAAGAATCTCTAGCGGCAGTGGACCTTTCTGGGTCGCTTCGGGGTCGTTGAACACAATCTCAGCATCGGCGATCCAGATGCGATCCTGGTTGTGCAACGTCTGGACGCCCTCAATACGCTCGCCATTGACATAGGTTCCATTTGTGCTATCAAGGTCGCGGATCAGATATCCGCTTTCATCACGCTCAAGACGCGCATGGCGGCGCGATGCGAGCGGGTGATCGATCACAATATCATTTGCCGGGTCACGACCCAGCGTGAGGATCGGACGATCCCATTCGATCTGAATGGTTGCAGCATCCTGACGCCTGATAACCAGGATCGGTACAGGTCCCGACTGCATGGATAGCCTCCGAATTCCGTCACATTGACGCCATCTGTGCCACCGGCGCGTGATGTGGTACAATCATCGTCGGGTACTGTAAGCGATTATACCATTGACGGCGAAACAGTGACAAGACGAGCGAAGGGCGGATTTCGGGCGCGCGTCGGCACGGTGCGGGAGCGGCAATGACCCGTCTCATCGGTCAACACCTTGGTCGCTATCTGGTGCAGGAAGAGATCGGGCGCGGCGGCATGGCGCGCGTCTATCGCGCTTTCGACACCTCGCTGAAGCGCACCGTTGCGCTCAAGGTCCTGGCGCCGCATCTCGCGCTCGACCCGGAGTTCGAGCGGCGTTTTGAACGCGAAGCGATAACAGTTGCCAACCTCCGCCACCCCAACATCGTTACCGTGTACGACATCGGTGAAGCGAATGGTTTACGCTACATCGCAATGGAATATGTGCGCGGGCGAACGTTGCACGCGATCATCCGCGAGCGTGGCGCTCTGGGGCTGGCAATCGCTATCAGCATTATCGCTCCGGTCGCCGATGCGCTCGACCATGCGCATGCCCAGGGAGCGGTGCATCGCGATGTCAAGCCGCACAACATCCTGATCGATATTGAAGGGCGCGTGCTGCTGACCGACTTCGGCATTGCGCAGGCGCCGGATGGCGAGCGTCTCACGCGCACCGGCATTTTTATGGGAACGCCGGAGTATATTTCGCCGGAACAGGCGTCGGCGCAGCGCGTCGATGGACGGAGCGACCTCTATTCGCTGGCAATTGTCACCTATGAGATGATCACCGGCGTTGTGCCCTTCTCCGGCGCAACGCCGCAGTTGATCATGGCGCATGTGCAATCGCCGCCGCCGCCCCCCTCGTCGATTGCGCCCCAGGAGCCGCCGGAACTCGATCTGGTGCTGGCGCGCGCGCTTGCGAAGCGCCCCGAACAGCGTTTTGGCAGTGGCGCGGCGTTTGTCGAAGCATTGCGGATCGTTGCCCGACGTCATAACGTTGCACCCGCGTTGCAGCAGGAAATCGCCGATCTGGCACTGCCACGCGCTGTTCCGCACCGCGCGGCGCCGTCGTCGGCAACCATCAACGGTCCGGCTGTGCGCCCGGTATCCGGCAGGGTGGATCAGGTTGTGTCACTGCGAGGCGATCAGACGCCGATCGGCGCTCCGCCCCAACGTCCGCCGCTCCGTTTCACCCCGGATCGCGGCGTATCATCAGGGACGTCGTTGCGTCCTCTGCCCGAACAACGTGGCATCCGCTGGTCAATCGTCGCTCCAATGAGCGCCGGGGTTATCGTTGTGGCGCTGATCGCAGCGCTCTTTGGCGCAGGGGTGTTCGGCGCTTCCGGGCAGGCGCAACCTGCTCCGCCGCCGGTGACGGTCATGCTGACCGAAACGCCGCCGCTGCCGCCAACCTGGACGCCAGCGCCCTCGCCCACCTTTACGCCAACACCGGCGCCAACCGATACCCCCACGCCGGAACCGCCAACTCCTGTACCGCCAACCCAGGCGCCGGTGTTCGTGCCTCCGCCGCCACCCCCGCCCCCGCCCCCGCCTCCGCCGACGGCAACCCCCGAACCGCCGACGGAGACGCCAACGGAGACGCCGACGGATACTCCTGAACCACCAACGGCGACACCGACACAGGCGACACCATCGGCAACCGGTACGCCCGAAGCGACGTCGACGGTCACTGCCACAGCGGGCACTGCCACGCCAACGGCGACGCCTGGCGCTACCGCAACTCCGACTCCCGGCGCAACGACAACGCCGGGTTCAGATCTCACGCCGACCGTCACGGTTACGCCAACATCCGGTGTCACGCCGACCGTCACGACTGGTTCGGCGACTACCGGGACGCCGCCAGCGGACGTCACTGCTTCGCCAACACCTTCGTCCACGCCGGAAGCATCGCCGACCGTTCCTTCGCCTTCGCCGGAAGCATCGCCAACCGCTTCACCGCCACCCGGTTGATGATCGGCGTCTGCTTTGCGAGGCGAACGTTCAACGTTCAACCCCCTGACCTTCAACCGTCTTCCCTTCCCCCAATACCGCCAGCACATCACACATAACCTCGATCCACGCCGGATCGCCGCCTGCGTTATGCACACGCCGGTCAAGACGCACAAACTGCGGTCCGATACGTATGCCTCTGGCGCGGGCGAAGCGCCGCTCCAGTCTTGATCGCGCCTGATCGTTCCCTTCCGGCAGGCGAATGATAAACTCGGCATCGGTGGTGACGACCGATGTCACACCGGCAGCCAGCGCCAGCGCCTTGATGCGCAACCAGATCAGCAGTTGATCTGCTGGCTCTGGCAGTTCTCCGAACCGGTCACGCAGTTCCTGGCGCAGGTCGCGCACTGCTTCTGGCGTTTGCGCTTCCGCCATACGCTGGTACACCGCCAGCCGCACCCGATCATCAGGAATGTAATCGACCGGCAGGTAAGCGTCGAGCGGGAGATCGAGCGTGACCAGCGGCGAGATCAGCACCTTTTCATCCACCCGTACCGCCGGTCGTCTGGAGGGAACGGACGAACGTGCAGGCGGCGGCGTCTGCCCGTCGGAAGGTTGCGCTGGCGCGCCTGGGGATGTGCGCATTGCGTCTGTGCCGGTGATAAAGTTCGTTGCGATCAACCGCTGTTTCAGCGTGCGCACCGCCTGCTCAAGCAGACGCGAGTAGAGATCAAAGCCAACTGCGGCGATATGTCCGCTCTGCTCAGCACCCAGCAGGTTTCCTGCGCCGCGAATCTCAAGATCGCGCATGGCGATACGGAACCCTGCGCCGAGTTCGGTCGCTTCCTGAATTGCCCGTAATCGCTCCTGCGCCTCCGGCGTCGAAGGACGTTCCGACTTGTAGAATAGATATGCATAGGCGCGCTGGGTGCTCCGCCCGACCCGACCGCGCAACTGGTACAACTGCGCCAGACCAAAATTGGTGGCGTCGTCGATGATAATCGTGTTGGCGTTGGGCACGTCCAATCCGCTCTCGATGATCGTCGTGCAGACCAGCACATCATCTCTGCCGGTGAAAAAGTCGAGCATCACCCGTTCCAGTTGATGTTCCTCAAGTTGCCCGTGCCCGACGGCAATCCGGGCTTCCGGCACTAACCGGCGCAGCCGGTCGGCAACATAGTAGATGCTCTGCACCCGATTGTGCACGAAGTAGACCTGTCCGCCGCGGTCGAGTTCACGCAGAATGGCTTCACGGATCAGGCGTTCGTCGTAGGGCAACACGTAGGTTTTGATCGGAATACGGTCCTCCGGCGGCGTATCGATGATGCTGAGATCGCGGATGCCTGCCAGCGCCATGTGGAGCGTGCGCGGGATCGGCGTTGCCGTCAGGGTCAGAACATCCACATTGGTGCGCAACTGTTTGATACGCTCTTTGTGGCGCACGCCGAAGCGCTGCTCCTCGTCGATCACCAGCAGTCCCAGGTCTTTGAAGACCACATCTTTCGAGAGCAGACGGTGGGTGCCGATAATGATGTCGATTTCGCCGCGCGCCAGGCGCTGGACAATCTCGCTCTGCTCCTTTGCCGAACGAAAGCGGGAAATCATATCGATCCTGACCGGGAATGCCGCCATGCGCCGGCTGAAGGTGTCGTAGTGCTGCTGCACCAGCACGGTGGTTGGCGCCAGCACTGCCACCTGTTTACCGTCCTGCACCGCTTTGAACGCCGCCCGCAGCGCCACTTCCGTCTTACCAAACCCGACATCGCCGCAGACCAGACGATCCATCGGTTGCGGCTGCTCCATATCGCGTTTGACATCGATGATCGCTTTGAGCTGGTCGGGCGTTTCGACATAGGGGAAACTGGCTTCGAGTTCGCGTTGCCATTCGGTATCCGGGCTGAAGGCGTGCCCCTCCGCCAGTTGACGTTGCGCATAGAGGGTGATCAACTCTTCCGCCAGATCCTGCACAGCCGCGCGCGCCTTGCGCTTGGCGCGTTCCCAGTCCTGCGTGCCCAGGCGGGTGAGTTGCGGTTCGACATCGCCCGCGCCAATGTAGCGCGACACGCGATCGATCTGATCGACCGGCACGTAGAGCCGGTCGCCTTCGGCATACCGCAGATTCAGGTAGTCGCGCTCGATGCCGCCGACGCTTCGTCGTATCAATCCTTCATAGACGGCAATGCCATGCTCGATATGCACCACATAATCGCCCGGTTTCAATCCGCGCAGAAAGGCGGCGCGGTCTTCTGCGCGGCGATCATGGCGACGGCGACGATCGGCAATGATGCGTCGCTGCCGCCAACCGAAAATCTCGGTGTCGCTGTAGAGGGTCAGGTTGAGCGCTGGCATACGGAAGCCTTCGTCAAGCGTACCGTGGAGAACAGTCAACCCGGATACAACGTTCTCCACACCATCCGATGCATCGCGCTGCAACGCTTCTGTGACGAGTTCCTGCAACCGCGCCGCCTGAGGCGTGATGAGAACCACCCGCTCACCGGCGCGCAGTCGCTCGACGACATCGTCAACCAATCGCCGGATCTGTCCGCCGAACAGTTCGGCAGGCGCAAACAGGCGTTCTGGCAGGAGATGAACCCGGAAGCGGTCTTCGGAGGGGTGTACGTTGCGGGTGTCGGTCAATGGCGCAGGATTGCCGTTCTGTTCCCCGAATGAAAAGGATGGTGGAAGCGGTGCAGGATCGGACAGCAGTACATCCCAGAACGGATGTTCGTTGTTGCTGAGATTCACCAGCGTGTGCGCTTCCGCCAGAGCCATCAGTTCGTGCCAGCGGAGATAGGGGCGCGGGAAGGCTGCTGGCAATTCGCCAGCATCGATCTGCTGACGGCGGCGCGTTTCCGCCTGCTGATCAAGTTCGGTTGCGTGCTGCGCCAGCAGCAGCGCCTCGCTGAGAACCACCGGCGCCCCTGGCGGCAGATGGTGCAGCAGTGTACCCGGCGCCTGCGGGTTATCGCGGAAGAATGGTGCAAACAGCGCGCGCCCCTCGAAGCGCTCCCCATTCCTGATGTGATCGAACGCCTGCAACCACTCATCGAGCGCTTCGTGCCGCAGCATCGACGTATCGATAGCGCGCATTCGTTCCAGCGCAACATCGCGTCGCCACAGCGGGAACTCGTGCGGCGGACCGATGATCGCAGCGCGGATCTGCGCCTCGCTGCGCTGCGTCAGCGGATCGAACCGCCGCAGACTATCGATCTCATCGCCAAAGAACTCAATCCGCAGCGGAAGATCATCCCCCGGCGAAAACACATCGATGATGCCGCCGCGCCGGTTGACTTCGCCCGGCTCCTCGACCGTCGGCGCGTACCGATACCCCATAGCGATCAACCGTTCGATCAGATCATCGAGCGCATACGCCATGCCCCGCTCCAGGCGCACACTGGCATCGCGCAGTTCATCGGGCGTCAGCGATGGCTGCATCAACGCTTTGACCGGAGCGACGATCACGAACGGCGCCACATCCACATCGCCGGCGTTGAACGCCGCCAGGCGATGCAGCACACGCAACCGCGCCGTCAGAATGTCGGCGCCGGTTGACATATGCTCATACGGAAGCGCATCGCTCGCCGGAAACAGGAATACCCGATCTGTGCCGATCCACTGCCGCAGATCTTCATGCGCGCGCAGCGCCGCATCGGTTGTGCCCACAAGGTACAGCAGCGGCGCAACGCCCTGGAGGGTAAAGGCGGCAACCAGCGGCGTCCGCGCTGCGCCTGGCGTCGGCGCGATATGCAGGCGCGCCCCCCGATGAGCGTGCAGCGTTGCAATCAGGTCCTGCACTGGCGCAATGGCGGTGATTTCTGCAAGCACAGTAGCACAGGTGGTCACTGACATCACGGACACCAACACAGAAACGGAGCGCAGTCGCGTGACCGGCTCCCTACGGAAAATGTCACATCCGTTCGCAGGCTGGGGGGCGTAGAAACCTGGAAAGAACCGCTTCAGCCCTGCGCAGCGATGCTGAAGGTGTTATACCATGAAGCGCGCCGCAGCGCAAAGCCGCAACGTTGCGCGCACGCTCCTTCGTGCTATAATACACAAGAATTGCTTTACTTTTCTAGCCCCTGGAGTACTATCGGTGAAGGTCACAACCGAAAAGAAACCGCGCAGCATTCTCGAACTCACCGTTGAACTGGACAAACAACAGATCGAGAAGGCGCTGGATCGCGCGGCACGGCGCATGTCGCAAAAATACAACATCCCTGGCTTTCGTAAAGGCAAAGCGCCTCGTTTCATCGTTGAAAACTACTTCGGTCGAGAAGCGCTGCTCGAAGAGGCGTCCGACGACCTGATCCAGAAGGCGTTCCAGGATGCGCTCAAGCAGGAAGGGATCGAGCCGTATGCCCAGGCGCACCTGACCGATGTCAACCTGACCGAAGCGCCGTACCGTTTTACCGTTGAAGTACCGGTCGCGCCAACCGTTGTTTTGCCCGATTATCGCGCCATCCACGTGCCGCTCGAAATCGAAGAGGTGACCGACGAAACGGTTAATCACGCGATGGAGATCCGCCGTGACCGGCATGTCGTGTTGCGGGCGCTCGATGAACCTCGCCCGGCGCAGCCCGGCGATCAGTTGACCGTTCAGATTGAAACATTTGTGGACGGTGAGCCGCTCAATCCACGCGCCGAGGGCGAGGATATACCACAGTCCACCCTGGTGCTCGATCCTGAGCGCATCGTGCCCGGCCTGTACGAAGCGTTGGTTGGCGTATCGCCCAACACTATGGTGGATGTGACCGTCCGCATGTCGGATGACCACGAAAACGAACGGGTTCGCGGCAGGGACGTGCGCTTCGTTGTCAACGTACTGGATGTTCAGGAGCGACTTCTGCCGGAATGGGATGAACTGCCTGCGCTGGAAAACTTTGAGGGCACGCTTGACGAACTGCGCGAAAAAACCCGCAATGAACTGATCGAGGCGGCGCGCAAGAATGCCGAGGATGATGTGTTTGTCGAGTATGTGCGTCAGGTAATCGCCGCAACCACCTTCGATCTGCCCGATGCCCTGATTGTTCGGGAGGCGGACAGCATCCTGCGCGAGCGCGAGGCAGAGTTCGAGCGATACGGCATCAGTGCCGAGCAGATCTACGCAGCGCAGGGGAAGAAGCGCGACGACCTGATCGAGGAGTTGAAACCGGTTGCTGAAGAACGCGCCAAACGCGGCCTGGTATTGCGCGAGATCGCAAAAGCCGAAGGTCTTGCGCCGGACGAATCAGAGATTGCGCGCGAGGTTGAAGACATTGTCGCAAGTATGGAGGAGGAGCGGCGTGACAGTGCGCGCACCCTGCTGGAAACAGAGTTGCGTCCCTTCGTCGTAGCCGGGATTGTTGATCGCAAACTGCGGCGTCGCATTCTTGCCATTGCAACCGGCGATCCGTCGTTTGAGCAGGCAGCGTCCCCCGAAGCCGCCAGCGAGCCGGAGAGCGCTGACGGTGGTGAGGCGCAAACGGTTGATACGCATATCGATAGCGCGCCTGTCGATGACGTTTCCACTAAGCAGGCAGCGTCCCCCGAAGCCGCCAGCGAGCCAGAGAGCGCTGACGGTGGTGAGGCGCAAACGGTTGATACGCATATCAATAGCGCACCTGTCGATGACGTTTCCACTGAGACGCCCATCGTGTCGCAGGAAGAGAACGGAGAGTCGGTCGAGAACCAGAGCGTCGTCGATGTGGCGACGCCCGAAGCAAGAACGGAGTAACCTATGGGCATCTGGCAAACGAATCATCGGATTGACTGGACGTCGCCGCGCGTGGATGCACTCATCCCGATGGTGGTCGAGAGCACCAATCGCGGCGAGCGCGCATACGATATCTACTCACGGTTGCTGAAAGAGCGCGTGATTCTGCTTGGTACGCCGATCGATGATCAGATCGCCAACCTGATCGTCGCGCAGTTGCTGTTCCTCGAACACGAAGACCCGGATCGCGATATCTGGCTCTACATCAACAGCCCCGGCGGTTCGATCACGGCCGGTCTGGCGATCTACGACACCATGCAGGTCATTCGCCCCGATGTGGCGACGGTTTGCGTCGGCATGGCGGGCAGCATGGCGACGCCGATCCTGGCTGGCGGCGCGAAAGGCAAGCGCTACAGCCTGCCGCATTCGACGATCCATATGCATCCGGCGGGTGGCGGTGCGCGCGGTTACGCGCCCGACGTCGAGATTATGGCGCGCGAGTTGCTGCGCGAGCAACAGTTGATCCGCGAACTGCTGGCGAAGGATACCGGTCAGCCGCTCGAACGCATCGCGCGCGACTTCGACCGCGACCTGTTCATGGATCCGCAACAGGCAAAAGAGTATGGTATCATCGACGAGATTTTGACCCGTGAAGATCTGCCGGCTGCCGGCGAGCGCCGCTGAACGGCTACAGGAGCGCGTATGTCTCGCACACGCAGCGGTAACGCAAATTCGTCGAATAATCGCGGTGCATACCTCTGTTCGTTCTGTGGACGGGGACAGGAAGAG
Encoded here:
- the mfd gene encoding transcription-repair coupling factor, with the translated sequence MSVTTCATVLAEITAIAPVQDLIATLHAHRGARLHIAPTPGAARTPLVAAFTLQGVAPLLYLVGTTDAALRAHEDLRQWIGTDRVFLFPASDALPYEHMSTGADILTARLRVLHRLAAFNAGDVDVAPFVIVAPVKALMQPSLTPDELRDASVRLERGMAYALDDLIERLIAMGYRYAPTVEEPGEVNRRGGIIDVFSPGDDLPLRIEFFGDEIDSLRRFDPLTQRSEAQIRAAIIGPPHEFPLWRRDVALERMRAIDTSMLRHEALDEWLQAFDHIRNGERFEGRALFAPFFRDNPQAPGTLLHHLPPGAPVVLSEALLLAQHATELDQQAETRRRQQIDAGELPAAFPRPYLRWHELMALAEAHTLVNLSNNEHPFWDVLLSDPAPLPPSFSFGEQNGNPAPLTDTRNVHPSEDRFRVHLLPERLFAPAELFGGQIRRLVDDVVERLRAGERVVLITPQAARLQELVTEALQRDASDGVENVVSGLTVLHGTLDEGFRMPALNLTLYSDTEIFGWRQRRIIADRRRRHDRRAEDRAAFLRGLKPGDYVVHIEHGIAVYEGLIRRSVGGIERDYLNLRYAEGDRLYVPVDQIDRVSRYIGAGDVEPQLTRLGTQDWERAKRKARAAVQDLAEELITLYAQRQLAEGHAFSPDTEWQRELEASFPYVETPDQLKAIIDVKRDMEQPQPMDRLVCGDVGFGKTEVALRAAFKAVQDGKQVAVLAPTTVLVQQHYDTFSRRMAAFPVRIDMISRFRSAKEQSEIVQRLARGEIDIIIGTHRLLSKDVVFKDLGLLVIDEEQRFGVRHKERIKQLRTNVDVLTLTATPIPRTLHMALAGIRDLSIIDTPPEDRIPIKTYVLPYDERLIREAILRELDRGGQVYFVHNRVQSIYYVADRLRRLVPEARIAVGHGQLEEHQLERVMLDFFTGRDDVLVCTTIIESGLDVPNANTIIIDDATNFGLAQLYQLRGRVGRSTQRAYAYLFYKSERPSTPEAQERLRAIQEATELGAGFRIAMRDLEIRGAGNLLGAEQSGHIAAVGFDLYSRLLEQAVRTLKQRLIATNFITGTDAMRTSPGAPAQPSDGQTPPPARSSVPSRRPAVRVDEKVLISPLVTLDLPLDAYLPVDYIPDDRVRLAVYQRMAEAQTPEAVRDLRQELRDRFGELPEPADQLLIWLRIKALALAAGVTSVVTTDAEFIIRLPEGNDQARSRLERRFARARGIRIGPQFVRLDRRVHNAGGDPAWIEVMCDVLAVLGEGKTVEGQGVER
- a CDS encoding winged helix-turn-helix domain-containing protein; translated protein: MQSGPVPILVIRRQDAATIQIEWDRPILTLGRDPANDIVIDHPLASRRHARLERDESGYLIRDLDSTNGTYVNGERIEGVQTLHNQDRIWIADAEIVFNDPEATQKGPLPLEILKRVRSHEEALRVDSRAKEVYIHGKLLDPPLTVKEFQLLELLYTHKGQVLSKDEIARNVWDYEVYDYNAIDALVYRLRQRIESDPGNPRFVVTVRGFGYKLVTQPDQ
- a CDS encoding serine/threonine-protein kinase, with amino-acid sequence MTRLIGQHLGRYLVQEEIGRGGMARVYRAFDTSLKRTVALKVLAPHLALDPEFERRFEREAITVANLRHPNIVTVYDIGEANGLRYIAMEYVRGRTLHAIIRERGALGLAIAISIIAPVADALDHAHAQGAVHRDVKPHNILIDIEGRVLLTDFGIAQAPDGERLTRTGIFMGTPEYISPEQASAQRVDGRSDLYSLAIVTYEMITGVVPFSGATPQLIMAHVQSPPPPPSSIAPQEPPELDLVLARALAKRPEQRFGSGAAFVEALRIVARRHNVAPALQQEIADLALPRAVPHRAAPSSATINGPAVRPVSGRVDQVVSLRGDQTPIGAPPQRPPLRFTPDRGVSSGTSLRPLPEQRGIRWSIVAPMSAGVIVVALIAALFGAGVFGASGQAQPAPPPVTVMLTETPPLPPTWTPAPSPTFTPTPAPTDTPTPEPPTPVPPTQAPVFVPPPPPPPPPPPPPTATPEPPTETPTETPTDTPEPPTATPTQATPSATGTPEATSTVTATAGTATPTATPGATATPTPGATTTPGSDLTPTVTVTPTSGVTPTVTTGSATTGTPPADVTASPTPSSTPEASPTVPSPSPEASPTASPPPG
- a CDS encoding ATP-dependent Clp protease proteolytic subunit, yielding MGIWQTNHRIDWTSPRVDALIPMVVESTNRGERAYDIYSRLLKERVILLGTPIDDQIANLIVAQLLFLEHEDPDRDIWLYINSPGGSITAGLAIYDTMQVIRPDVATVCVGMAGSMATPILAGGAKGKRYSLPHSTIHMHPAGGGARGYAPDVEIMARELLREQQLIRELLAKDTGQPLERIARDFDRDLFMDPQQAKEYGIIDEILTREDLPAAGERR
- the tig gene encoding trigger factor, with protein sequence MKVTTEKKPRSILELTVELDKQQIEKALDRAARRMSQKYNIPGFRKGKAPRFIVENYFGREALLEEASDDLIQKAFQDALKQEGIEPYAQAHLTDVNLTEAPYRFTVEVPVAPTVVLPDYRAIHVPLEIEEVTDETVNHAMEIRRDRHVVLRALDEPRPAQPGDQLTVQIETFVDGEPLNPRAEGEDIPQSTLVLDPERIVPGLYEALVGVSPNTMVDVTVRMSDDHENERVRGRDVRFVVNVLDVQERLLPEWDELPALENFEGTLDELREKTRNELIEAARKNAEDDVFVEYVRQVIAATTFDLPDALIVREADSILREREAEFERYGISAEQIYAAQGKKRDDLIEELKPVAEERAKRGLVLREIAKAEGLAPDESEIAREVEDIVASMEEERRDSARTLLETELRPFVVAGIVDRKLRRRILAIATGDPSFEQAASPEAASEPESADGGEAQTVDTHIDSAPVDDVSTKQAASPEAASEPESADGGEAQTVDTHINSAPVDDVSTETPIVSQEENGESVENQSVVDVATPEARTE